A stretch of Candidatus Vicinibacter affinis DNA encodes these proteins:
- a CDS encoding cupin-like domain-containing protein, translated as MKLTPVPKRSGLDRLSFKKEFLEPMQPVVFTDLIDTWPAKEKWTFDFFIGKYGEIEVPVYDSSFSKGGKSYMASVGKMKFGEYLKKISEGPTELRIFLFNIFKRIPELREDIRKLDIMDGFLDDFPFMFFGGQGSYTKIHYDIDCAHVFLTQFQNKKRVLLFSQEQSKYLYHIPFTVACLVDPIDPDEKKYPSLKYIEGHETVLEHGETLFIPSQYWHHIEYTEGGYSIALRANESIQRRMKGVFNIARHMVVDRGLNYIMGDKWMDIKVQMANNRAHAK; from the coding sequence ATGAAGCTGACTCCTGTACCGAAAAGATCAGGACTCGACAGACTCAGTTTTAAAAAGGAGTTTCTCGAACCCATGCAACCTGTGGTCTTTACAGATCTGATTGACACCTGGCCCGCTAAGGAAAAATGGACGTTTGATTTTTTTATTGGAAAATATGGTGAAATCGAAGTTCCTGTGTATGACAGTAGTTTTTCAAAAGGTGGCAAAAGCTACATGGCTTCAGTTGGGAAAATGAAATTTGGAGAATACTTAAAAAAAATATCGGAGGGTCCGACTGAGTTGAGAATTTTTCTATTTAATATTTTTAAACGTATTCCGGAATTGAGGGAAGACATTAGAAAGTTGGACATCATGGATGGTTTTTTAGATGACTTTCCGTTTATGTTTTTCGGGGGACAAGGATCTTACACCAAAATTCACTACGACATTGATTGTGCTCATGTATTTTTGACCCAATTTCAAAATAAAAAAAGAGTCCTGCTTTTTTCACAGGAACAATCCAAATATTTATACCACATCCCTTTTACGGTGGCTTGTTTGGTTGACCCTATTGATCCTGATGAAAAAAAATATCCTTCCCTTAAATATATTGAAGGGCATGAGACTGTTTTAGAACATGGAGAAACTCTTTTTATTCCAAGTCAGTACTGGCATCATATTGAATATACCGAAGGAGGTTATTCGATTGCGCTCAGGGCAAATGAATCCATCCAACGCAGGATGAAAGGGGTTTTCAACATTGCAAGGCATATGGTTGTAGACCGTGGATTAAACTATATTATGGGTGACAAATGGATGGACATTAAGGTGCAAATGGCCAATAACCGTGCACATGCAAAATAA
- a CDS encoding phosphoribosylformylglycinamidine cyclo-ligase, whose translation MSKRYDSLGVSASKDEIHQAIAHLDKGLFPNAFCKVLPDLVGKDKDFCNLIHADTAGTKTSLAYLYWKETGDVKVWKGISQDSLVMNLDDLACVGAVDNIVVSSTIGRNKHRIPGAVIQSIIEGTEDFLDLMNEFGVNIYSGGGETADVGDIVRTIDVGITAFARIPRADIIPISIKPGAVIVGLSSSGQTLYETEYNSGIGSNGLTAARHDVLTKKYLTQFPESCAPETPDEVKYTGKYNLLDAYVCNGVQHEVGKLLLSPTRTYLPFLVKLIAEHRKNLQGIIHCTGGAQTKVKKFIKGLRVIKDNLFDPPPVFQMIAECSLCTPHELYEVYNMGHRMEIYVDEIYTQEIISLAAEMKIEAQIIGRVEASDHEEVHIHKGKDIFKY comes from the coding sequence ATGTCAAAAAGATACGATTCTCTTGGCGTTTCAGCCAGTAAAGATGAGATTCATCAAGCCATTGCACACCTGGATAAAGGATTATTCCCCAACGCTTTTTGTAAGGTGCTGCCTGATTTGGTAGGAAAGGATAAGGACTTTTGCAATTTGATTCATGCAGACACAGCTGGGACCAAAACTAGTTTGGCATACTTGTATTGGAAAGAAACAGGTGATGTCAAGGTGTGGAAAGGAATTTCTCAAGATTCTTTGGTCATGAATTTGGATGATCTGGCTTGTGTCGGTGCAGTGGATAATATAGTTGTGTCTTCTACAATTGGCAGAAATAAACACAGAATACCGGGGGCAGTTATTCAATCCATCATTGAGGGAACTGAAGATTTTCTTGACCTGATGAATGAATTTGGAGTGAATATTTATTCAGGGGGAGGAGAGACAGCTGATGTGGGTGATATTGTTAGAACTATAGATGTCGGGATTACCGCATTTGCCAGGATTCCCAGGGCCGATATTATTCCCATCAGTATAAAACCCGGTGCAGTGATTGTTGGGCTTTCGTCGAGTGGGCAAACTTTGTATGAAACTGAATACAACAGCGGAATAGGTTCAAATGGTCTCACGGCAGCGAGACACGATGTGTTGACAAAAAAATATTTGACGCAATTCCCTGAGTCATGTGCTCCGGAAACCCCTGATGAAGTAAAATATACCGGAAAATATAATTTACTTGATGCATATGTTTGTAATGGAGTCCAGCATGAAGTTGGCAAATTATTGTTATCCCCTACAAGAACCTACTTGCCTTTTTTAGTTAAGCTTATTGCAGAACATAGAAAAAACTTGCAAGGAATCATTCATTGTACAGGAGGTGCACAGACGAAAGTGAAAAAATTTATTAAGGGACTGAGGGTTATTAAGGATAATTTATTTGATCCACCTCCGGTTTTTCAAATGATTGCAGAATGTTCACTCTGCACTCCTCATGAATTATATGAAGTTTATAACATGGGACACCGAATGGAAATTTATGTGGACGAAATTTATACTCAGGAAATAATTAGCCTTGCCGCGGAAATGAAAATTGAAGCACAAATCATAGGAAGGGTTGAAGCAAGTGACCATGAAGAGGTTCATATTCACAAGGGAAAAGATATTTTTAAATATTGA